A genomic window from Vigna radiata var. radiata cultivar VC1973A chromosome 2, Vradiata_ver6, whole genome shotgun sequence includes:
- the LOC106756038 gene encoding serine/threonine-protein kinase SMG1 isoform X1 encodes MQGIHQHQQHQHLAALVSAALPKDDSDEDPSPRLAAIHSLHRAILHPHNSLLLSHSATFLAQAFSQLLSDKCYEVRQAAVTAYGALCAVAASIPVASNGRQNLLMLVDRFIGWALPSLSTAVAVDGTKELALEGLREFLNVGGTDRYALPILKACQVLLEDERTSLALLHRLIGVITLISLKFVRCFQPHFPDIVDLLLGWALMPDLAQSDRRVILDSFLQFQKHWVGSLPMSLRLLTKFLGDMEVLLHDGTPGTPQQFRRLLALLSCFSTILQSTASGLLEMNLLEQICEPLSALLPRLLRCLSMIGQKFGWSEWIEDSWKCLTLLAEILQERFSSFYPLAVDILFQSLEFGVTVQRPGLKKMSSFQVHGVLKTNLQLLSLQKLGLLPLSVKKLLKFDASVSQLRLHPNHLVTGSSAATYVFLLQHANKEVVDEAVISLIEELELLKSLIGNNNGHSYEFNRIIDTKTFSEAELLALIKFDLKVLLACVCMGEDNSLIKQKDIASLYLRRLEKLESFITKQMNPFELPIQNFMELQITVVKTLERLNSVEFLIKCSVREENCEKTLVEFPTEKEDRDDQFSNERLAVITEHLEKYSKLVVKAFHVSSPLAIKLIVLDWGQKFCESVMAVNKISSISGFSYEACEYASVIMNLVFSLLGGTFEREQEVRSHVAITLEMFMQAKLLHPVCFYPLAEVILEKLGDPTIEIRDAYVRLLAHILPTTIYTCGLYDYGRFRSVDPVLGNNSKLHWKQLFALKQLPLQLHSQHLVSILSYISQRWKVPLSSWIQRLIHSCQSSKDAILSLPEETGIFGANSPWLDIRVDEDILEKICSVNNLAGAWWAVQEAARYCIATRLRTNLGGPTQTFAALERMLLDIAHLLQLDNEQSDGNLSMIGSSGAHLLPMRLLLDFVEALKKNVYNAYEGSVILPPATRQSTLFFRANKKVCEDWFSRICEPMMNAGLAVHCNDAVIQYCTLRLQELKNLSVSTLKEKSRTQVTDNLHNIRGRYKGDVLKVLRDVSLALCKSSDPESLIGLEKWVSITFSLLGDENQSFSEGGTVGPLSWISGLIYQARGEYENAAAHFTHLLQTEESLSSLGSDGIQFVIARIIESYTAVSDWRSLETWLLELQQLRAKHTGRSYSGALTIAGNEVNAIHALARFDEGDYQAAWSSLDLTPKSNNELTLDPKIALQRSEQMLLQSLLFQKEEKSDKVLHDLQKARSMLEEPLSVLPLDGLAEATPLAIQLHCIFLVEDNCKLKTNHEKAKQLPSILNSLESLPSSISKIRQDCNPWLKVLRVYKTISPSSPVTLKFCINLHNLARKQNNLLLANRLNNYIKDHVFACPEERHRNLLVLNLQYESILLQYAENKFEDAFTNLWSFLHPCMVSPKPSIISDVKERILKAKACLKLSDWLRRDYSDWSPEGVVLKMAADFDLAESSPCGKDGSKENLSCKSNLGSIIEEIVGTTTKLSSRICPTMGKSWISYASWCFKQARDSLHVHSETILHSCSFSSMLVPEILPDRFKLTEDEVRRIKSLVLCLFQDNIDMKGFTDEQEERSSWLDSAELSISESPLQKLVWNIVNVIETAAGASGAENSGGECLSDMVSSQLRICLLSTNFGLGESDITSALDNFVDIWWSLRRRRVSLFGHAAHGYIQYLSYSSSRICHSQVPGSEYETLKQKAGSYTLKATLYILHILLNYGVELKDTLESALLVVPLLPWQEVTPQLFARISSHPEQVIRKQLEGLLTMLAKQSPYSIVYPTLVDVNAYEEKPSEELHHVLGCLRELYPRLVQDVQLMINELGNVTVLWEELWLSTLQDLHTDVMRRINLLKEEAARIAENVTLSQNEKNKINSARYSAMMAPIVVALERRLASTSRKPETPHEAWFQEEYKDQLKSALVSFKIPPVSSAAIGDVWRPFDSIAASLASYQRKSSVSLGEVAPHLSLLSSSDVPMPGLERQMQVPDSDKATDHQGVVTIASFHEQVTILPTKTKPKKLGILGSDGQKYTYLLKGREDLRLDARIMQLLQAINGFLHSSSSACSNSLTIRYYSVTPISGRAGLIQWAGNVVSIYSVFKSWQTRVQLAQFLALGSANTKSSAPPPVPRPSDMFYGKIIPALKEKGIKRVISRRDWPHEVKCKVLLDLMKEVPRHLLYQELWCASEGYKAFSSKLKRYTGSVAAMSMVGHVLGLGDRHLDNILIDFCNGDIVHIDYNVCFDKGQRLKIPEIVPFRLTQIIEAALGLTGIEGSFRSNCETVIGVLRKNKDVLLMLLEVFVWDPLVEWTRGDFHDEAAIGGEERKGMELAVSLSLFASRVQEIRVPLQEHHDQLLTSLPAVESALERFGDVLNKYELTSSLYCRADQERSTLILHETSAKSIVAEATSNSEKIRASFEIQAREFAQAKAMVAEKAQEAMTWAEQHGRILDALRCNLIPEINASFKLNNMETVISLTSAVIVAGVPLTVVPEPTQAQCHDIDREVSQFIAELGDGLTSATASLQAYSLALQRILPLNYLSTSAVHNWAQVLQLSINALSSDMLSLARRQASELIAKLHVDNSDSIKFSHDDLCFRVEKYAVEIEKIEKECAEIESSICSESESKTKDRLLYVFMKFMQSIGLLKKEVGNSSVQSKYDSEMNNARPLGELEEEREKVFSILNIAVSSLYSEVKHTILNIYNDTSGGRNQYNMLQNDSGTIFAEFEEQVEKCNLVTEFVHDLCQFIGKDIPSVDINQVRLKIFSESNWVSIFSNILISCKGLISQMTEVVLPDVIRAAVSLNSEVMDAFGLISQVRGSIETALEQLMEVEMERVSLIELEQNYFVKVGLITEQQLALEEAAVKGRDHLSWEEAEELASQEEACRAQLDQLHQTWNQRDIRTSSLTKRETDIKNALVSVNCQFQSLVGVEEERELHILRSKALLASLVKPFLELESIDILLSSTDGSVAMPTSKFHTLTDLINSGNSISEYVWKVGGLLDNHSFFIWKIGVIDSFLDACIHDIASSVEQNLGFDQSLNFMKKKLEIQLQKHIGHYLKERVAPSLLACLDKENEHLKQLTESSKELALDQGKKDGAVKKVILMLEEYCNAHETARAAKSAASIMKNQVSELKEALRKTALEVVQMEWMHDVSLNPSYNRRIRFEKYLDTDDSLYTIILNLNRSKLLDNVQSAVSKITTSMDCLQSCERNSLIAEGQLERAMAWACGNSSNSGNTSTTNSGIPPEFHEHIKNRRQILWESREKASDIVKLCVSVLEFEASRDGYLFIPDQPYPFRSSVDAKTWQQVYLNALTRLDATFHSYSRTEQEWKLAQCTVEAASNGLYTASNELSIASLKAKSASGDLQNTVLSMRDCAYEASVTLSAFARISRIQTALTSESGSMLEEVLAITEDIHDVYNLGKEAAGIHLSLMEGLSKANAILFPLESVLSKDVAAMADAIDRESETKKEISHIHGQAIYQSYCVRIREACQNFKPLVPSLMLAVKGLYSLLTRLARTANVHAGNLHKALEGIGESQEVKSVTTTLSRSDGGGDDAVEFDGKEGVGLYRSEDDKTDDFIGFSRLSLEDKGWISPPDSIYCTGSGSDMTATEVSLPDSLNDSAGNKELLSQGSSSRNPTGHMHTAVFSQTEVEEISPFGLSQSSPAETDLNGSGSVKSINEATEHSEAIVVLGDKTAAIPANSQNPTNKNIDKFDSADEPLSAKEIKNATEHRDARDLNVNANTRVGRGKNAYALSVLRRVEMKIDGRDISESREIDITEQVDYLLKQATSVDNLCNMYEGWTAWI; translated from the exons ATGCAAGGAATTCACcaacaccaacaacaccaacaCCTCGCTGCACTCGTCTCCGCGGCCCTCCCCAAGGACGATTCCGACGAAGACCCCTCCCCTCGCCTGGCAGCGATCCACTCCCTCCACCGCGCCATCCTCCACCCTCATAACTCCCTCCTCCTCTCTCACTCCGCCACTTTCCTCGCCCAGGCCTTCTCCCAACTCCTCTCCGACAA ATGCTACGAGGTGCGGCAGGCCGCGGTCACAGCCTACGGTGCGCTCTGCGCTGTGGCCGCTTCAATCCCTGTCGCTTCCAACGGAAGACAAAACCTCCTCATGCTCGTCGACCGCTTCATCGGCTGGGCGTTGCCGTCTCTCAGCACAGCCGTCGCAGTCGATGGCACTAAAGAGCTCGCGCTGGAAGGCCTCCGCGAGTTCCTCAACGTTGGTGGAACGGACAGGTACGCTTTGCCTATTTTGAAGGCCTGTCAGGTGCTGCTTGAGGATGAGAGAACCTCTCTGGCTCTGTTACACAGACTTATTGGTGTTATTACTTTGATATCGTTGAAGTTTGTGAGGTGCTTTCAGCCTCATTTCCCTGACATTGTTGACTTGCTTCTCGGTTGGGCTTTGATGCCGGATTTAGCTCAATCGGATAGGCGTGTTATTTTGGATAGCTTCTTGCAGTTTCAGAAGCATTGGGTTGGCAGTCTTCCCATGTCCTTGAGATTGCTCACTAAGTTCTTGGGGGACATGGAGGTTTTGCTTCATGATGGAACTCCAGGCACGCCGCAACAGTTTCGGCGGCTTCTTGCTCTGCTTTCTTGTTTTTCAACTATTCTGCAGTCCACTGCCTCGGGATTACTGGAGATGAACCTTCTTGAACAGATATGCGAGCCGCTTAGCGCCCTGCTGCCAAGATTGCTACGGTGTTTATCAATGATTGGGCAGAAATTTGGGTGGTCTGAGTGGATTGAGGATTCCTGGAAGTGTCTGACTCTTTTGGCTGAGATTTTGCAGGAGCGGTTTTCAAGTTTTTATCCTCTTGCTGttgatattttgtttcagaGCTTGGAGTTTGGAGTGACAGTGCAGCGGCCAGGGTTGAAGAAGATGAGCTCTTTCCAAGTCCATGGGGTTTTGAAGACTAATCTTCAGTTGTTGTCGTTGCAAAAGCTTGGCCTCCTTCCATTGTCCGTGAAGAAGTTATTGAAGTTTGATGCATCGGTCTCTCAACTGCGGTTGCATCCGAATCATTTGGTGACTGGGAGTTCTGCAGCTACTTACGTTTTTTTGCTTCAGCATGCGAATAAAGAAGTCGTTGATGAAGCAGTCATCTCGTTGATTGAGGAACTGGAGCTCTTGAAGAGTTTAATAGGAAACAATAATGGCCATTCATATGAATTCAATCGTATTATAGATACTAAAACATTTTCAGAAGCTGAGTTATTGGCCTTAATCAAGTTTGATTTGAAAGTACTATTAGCGTGTGTTTGCATGGGTGAGGACAACAGTTTGATTAAACAAAAGGATATTGCTTCGTTGTATCTCAGGAGGTTAGAAAAGTTAGAgtcgtttataacaaaacagATGAATCCTTTTGAATTACCAATCCAGAATTTCATGGAGTTGCAGATCACTGTTGTTAAGACATTGGAGCGGCTAAATTCAGTTGAGTTCTTAATTAAGTGTTCTGTGAGAGAAGAGAATTGTGAGAAGACCTTAGTTGAATTTCCAACTGAAAAGGAGGACAGAGATGATCAATTCAGTAATGAGCGTTTGGCTGTGATTACTGAGCATTTGGAGAAGTACAGCAAGCTCGTTGTAAAAGCCTTTCATGTTTCTTCTCCTCTggcaattaaattaattgttctAGATTGGGGACAAAAGTTCTGCGAGAGTGTAATGGCAGTTAATAAGATCTCAAGCATTAGCGGTTTTTCCTACGAAGCATGTGAGTATGCTAGTGTAATCATGAACTTAGTTTTTTCACTTTTAGGTGGTACATTTGAGAGGGAACAGGAAGTGAGGTCACATGTTGCAATAACTCTGGAGATGTTTATGCAGGCAAAACTTTTGCATCCTGTGTGTTTTTATCCCTTAGCTGAAGTCATACTGGAGAAACTTGGGGATCCAACTATAGAAATACGGGATGCATATGTAAGACTTCTTGCCCATATTTTGCCTACTACTATATATACATGTGGTTTGTATGATTATGGAAGATTTAGGTCTGTTGACCCTGTGTTAGGAAACAATTCTAAGCTGCACTGGAAACAATTATTTGCCCTGAAGCAGTTGCCACTGCAACTGCACTCCCAACATCTTGTGTCAATCTTAAGTTACATTTCACAAAGATGGAAGGTACCTCTTTCTTCTTGGATCCAGCGTCTCATTCATAGTTGCCAGAGTTCAAAGGATGCTATTTTAAGTCTACCTGAAGAAACAGGAATTTTTGGTGCTAATTCTCCATGGTTGGATATACGAGTGGATGAAGACATACTTGAAAAAATCTGTTCTGTCAATAATTTGGCTGGTGCCTGGTGGGCTGTACAAGAAGCAGCTCGGTACTGTATTGCTACAAGACTACGGACTAACCTTGGTGGCCCCACCCAAACATTTGCTGCTCTAGAGCGTATGCTTTTGGACATTGCACACCTTTTGCAACTTGATAATGAGCAAAGTGATGGGAACTTAAGTATGATAGGGTCTTCTGGTGCTCACTTGCTACCAATGAGATTATTGTTGGATTTTGTTGAGGCTCTtaagaaaaatgtatataatgCATACGAGGGGTCTGTCATTTTACCACCTGCTACTCGTCAGAGTACTTTATTTTTTCGAGCAAACAAAAAAGTATGTGAGGATTGGTTTTCTCGTATTTGTGAGCCAATGATGAATGCCGGGCTGGCTGTACATTGTAACGATGCTGTTATTCAGTATTGTACACTGCGTTTGCAGGAGCTCAAGAATCTCTCTGTGTCAACTTTGAAGGAAAAATCTAGGACCCAGGTAACTGATAACCTCCACAATATCAGAGGGAGGTATAAAGGAGATGTCTTGAAAGTTTTAAGAGATGTTTCACTAGCTCTTTGCAAGAGTTCTGATCCAGAGTCTTTGATTGGCCTTGAAAAATGGGTTTCTATTACCTTCTCCTTACTCGGGGATGAAAACCAGTCCTTCAGTGAGGGTGGAACTGTTGGACCACTTTCTTGGATAAGTGGGCTTATATATCAGGCAAGAGGTGAGTATGAAAATGCTGCAGCTCACTTTACGCACTTGCTACAGACAGAAGAGTCACTCAGCTCCCTTGGTTCTGATGGTATACAGTTTGTCATAGCACGCATAATTGAGAGTTATACGGCTGTATCTGATTGGAGATCTCTTGAAACCTGGCTGTTAGAATTACAACAACTTCGTGCTAAACATACTGGTCGAAGTTATTCTGGTGCTCTAACAATTGCTGGAAATGAAGTTAATGCAATCCATGCATTAGCACGTTTTGATGAGGGTGATTATCAGGCTGCATGGTCAAGCCTTGATTTGACACCTAAAAGCAATAATGAGCTTACCCTTGATCCAAAAATAGCCTTGCAACGGAGTGAGCAGATGCTCTTGCAATCTTTGCTCTTTCAGAAGGAGGAAAAAAGTGATAAGGTACTGCATGATCTGCAGAAAGCAAGGTCAATGTTGGAGGAACCACTTTCTGTTCTGCCACTTGATGGCTTAGCTGAAGCAACACCTCTTGCAATTCAATTGCACTGCATTTTCCTTGTAGAAGATAATTGCAAGCTTAAAACAAATCATGAGAAAGCCAAACAACTACCATCAATACTGAATTCTCTTGAATCACTACCATCTTCCATTAGTAAAATCCGTCAAGATTGTAATCCATGGCTGAAAGTTCTTAGGGTTTATAAAACCATTTCCCCAAGTTCTCCCGTCACTCTaaaattttgcattaatttgcataACTTAGCCCGCAAGCAAAATAATCTTTTGTTGGCAAATCGTCTGAACAACTACATAAAAGATCATGTATTTGCTTGCCCCGAGGAGAGGCATCGAAATCTTCTGGTCTTAAACTTGCAGTACGAGAGCATTTTACTACAATATGCTGAAAACAAGTTTGAAGACGCTTTCACAAACCTTTGGTCATTTTTGCATCCTTGCATGGTTTCTCCAAAACCATCTATAATATCTGACGTTAAAGAGAGGATTCTGAAGGCCAAAGCATGCTTGAAACTCTCAGATTGGCTGAGACGAGATTATTCAGACTGGAGTCCAGAGGGTGTTGTTCTCAAGATGGCAGCAGATTTTGATTTGGCTGAATCATCTCCATGTGGCAAAGATGGCAGCAAAGAAAACTTAAGTTGCAAATCAAATTTGGGTTCTATTATTGAGGAAATTGTTGgtacaacaacaaaattgtcTTCTCGTATTTGCCCCACCATGGGCAAGTCATGGATTTCTTATGCTTCCTGGTGCTTTAAGCAAGCAAGAGACTCACTCCATGTTCATAGTGAAACTATCCTTCATTCATGCTCGTTTTCTTCCATGCTTGTTCCAGAAATTCTACCTGACAGATTCAAGTTGACTGAGGATGAGGTGCGAAGAATTAAGTCATTGGTTTTGTGTCTTTTTCAGGACAATATTGATATGAAAGGTTTCACAGATGAACAGGAAGAACGAAGCTCTTGGCTTGATTCTGCAGAGCTCTCAATTAGTGAGAGTCCTCTGCAGAAATTGGTTTGGAATATAGTGAATGTTATAGAAACCGCTGCAGGGGCATCAGGTGCAGAAAACTCTGGTGGTGAATGTCTTTCAGACATGGTATCTTCTCAATTGAGGATTTGTTTGTTAAGCACAAATTTTGGGCTCGGAGAATCTGACATTACTTCTGCATTGGATAATTTTGTTGATATCTGGTGGTCTTTGAGAAGGAGGAGAGTGTCCTTGTTTGGACATGCTGCTCATGGTTACATACAATATCTTTCTTATTCATCTTCCCGTATTTGCCATAGTCAAGTGCCTGGTTCTGAATATGAGACTTTGAAGCAAAAGGCTGGCAGCTACACCCTGAAGGCTACATTGTATATATTGCATATACTTCTCAATTATGGTGTGGAATTGAAAGATACTCTTGAATCTGCTCTTCTGGTTGTTCCTTTGTTGCCATGGCAG GAGGTTACACCTCAACTGTTTGCACGTATAAGTTCACATCCTGAACAAGTGATTCGAAAGCAGTTGGAGGGTTTACTAACAATGCTGGCGAAACAATCTCCATATTCTATAGTGTACCCAACACTAGTTGATGTTAATGCTTATGAAGAGAAACCTTCAGAAGAGCTTCATCATGTGTTGGGCTGTCtg AGAGAACTTTACCCCCGACTGGTTCAGGATGTTCAGCTTATGATAAATGAACTCGGAAATGTTACTGTTCTCTGGGAGGAGTTATGGCTGAGTACTCTTCAGGATCTTCATACAG ATGTGATGAGACGGATAAACTTACTGAAAGAAGAGGCAGCAAGAATTGCAGAAAATGTAACACTTAGTCAGAACGAGAAGAACAAGATAAATTCTGCTCGATATTCTGCAATGATGGCTCCAATAGTTGTGGCTTTGGAGCGTCGATTAGCTTCAACGTCTCGAAAACCTGAGACTCCTCATGAAGCTTGGTTCCAGGAAGAGTATAAAGACCAACTAAAATCAGCCCTAGTATCATTTAAAATCCCTCCAGTATCTTCTGCAGCTATAGGTGATGTGTGGCGACCTTTTGATAGTATTGCTGCATCCTTGGCCTCATATCAGAGGAAGTCTTCGGTTTCCTTGGGAGAAGTGGCTCCACATTTGTCTTTGTTATCATCTTCAGATGTTCCAATGCCAGGTCTTGAGAGACAAATGCAAGTACCGGACTCTGACAAAGCAACTGATCACCAAGGGGTTGTCACAATTGCTTCTTTTCATGAGCAAGTTACCATCTTACCAACAAAGACAAAGCCTAAGAAACTAGGTATTCTTGGTTCCGATGGTCAGAAATACACATATCTCCTCAAAGGACGAGAAGATTTGCGCCTTGATGCTAGAATCATGCAATTATTGCAGGCTATAAATGGTTTTCTGCATTCTTCATCTTCTGCATGTAGCAATTCTCTTACCATTCGCTATTATTCTGTTACTCCAATCAGTGGTCGGGCTGGCCTAATCCAGTGGGCGGGCAATGTGGTAAGTATTTACAGTGTATTTAAATCTTGGCAAACCCGTGTCCAGCTAGCACAGTTTTTGGCATTGGGCTCTGCAAATACAAAATCCTCAGCTCCTCCACCTGTTCCACGTCCCAGTGATATGTTTTATGGGAAGATCATACCTGCACTTAAAGAGAAAGGCATAAAGAGGGTGATTTCCCGAAGAGACTGGCCTCATGAAGTCAAATGTAAAGTTCTTCTTGATCTCATGAAGGAAGTGCCAAGGCATCTTCTTTACCAGGAGCTGTGGTGTGCTAGTGAAGGATATAAAGCTTTCAGCTCAAAATTGAAGAG GTATACAGGAAGTGTTGCTGCAATGAGTATGGTTGGTCATGTTTTGGGACTGGGAGACAGGCATTTAGACAACATTCTTATAGATTTTTGTAATGGGGATATCGTACACATTGATTACAATGTGTGTTTTGACAAGGGACAAAGACTAAAAATTCCAGAGATTGTTCCTTTCCGTTTGACCCAAATAATTGAAGCAGCTTTAGGGCTAACTGGAATAGAGGGTAGCTTCAGATCAAACTGCGAGACAGTTATTGGTGTTTTAAGGAAGAACAAAGATGTGCTTTTGATGTTATTGGAAGTGTTTGTTTGGGATCCACTTGTGGAATGGACACGAGGTGATTTTCATGACGAAGCTGCAATTGGCGGTGAAGAGAGAAAAGGTATGGAGTTGGCTGTCAGCTTAAGTCTATTTGCATCTCGAGTACAGGAAATTCGGGTTCCCTTACAG GAACACCATGATCAATTATTGACAAGCCTGCCAGCTGTTGAATCAGCACTTGAG AGGTTTGGTGATGTTCTAAACAAATACGAGCTTACCTCTAGTCTGTACTGTCGAGCTGACCAGGAGAGGTCAACCCTTATATTGCATGAGACATCTGCAAAGTCAATTGTTGCTGAAGCAACCAGTAATTCAGAGAAAATTCGAGCTTCTTTTGAAATTCAGGCTCGGGAATTTGCTCAAGCAAAGGCTATGGTTGCTGAGAAAGCTCAGGAGGCAATGACTTGGGCTGAGCAGCATGGAAGGATTCTTGATGCTTTACGGTGTAACTTAATCCCAGAAATAAATGCTTCTTTTAAGCTGAATAACATGGAAACGGTCATATCACTTACATCTGCTGTCATTGTAGCAGGGGTTCCACTAACTGTTGTTCCTGAGCCAACACAGGCACAGTGCCATGATATAGATAGGGAAGTTTCTCAATTCATAGCTGAGTTGGGTGATGGACTAACTTCTGCCACAGCTTCTTTGCAAGCATACTCCTTGGCCCTGCAAAGAATTCTACCGTTAAATTACCTTTCAACCAGTGCAGTGCATAACTGGGCACAAGTTCTACAACTTTCTATCAATGCCCTGTCCTCAGATATGCTCTCTCTTGCCAGAAGACAGGCTTCTGAACTTATTGCAAAGCTTCATGTAGATAACAGTGATTCTATTAAATTCAGTCATGATGATCTCTGTTTCAGAGTGGAGAAGTATGCagttgaaatagaaaaaatagaaaaagagtgTGCTGAAATAGAGAGTTCTATTTGCTCTGAATCAGAATCAAAAACTAAGGATCGTCTCTTATATGTTTTTATGAAATTCATGCAGTCCATTGGTCTTTTAAAGAAGGAAGTTGGAAATTCTTCTGTTCAATCTAAATATGACAGTGAGATGAACAATGCTAGACCTTTAGGAGAGCTAGAAGAGGAGAGGGAGAaagtattttcaattttgaatattGCCGTGAGTTCACTTTATAGCGAGGTTAAGCatacaatattaaatatttataatgatacATCCGGAGGGAGAAATCAATACAATATGTTGCAGAACGATTCTGGAACTATTTTTGCTGAGTTTGAAGAACAAGTAGAAAAATGTAATCTTGTGACAGAATTTGTTCATGATCTATGCCAATTTATAGGAAAGGACATCCCTTCtgttgatattaaccaagttcGTTTGAAGATTTTTTCTGAAAGTAATTGGGTTTCCATTTtcagtaatattttaatttcctgTAAAGGACTGATTAGTCAAATGACAGAAGTTGTTCTGCCAGATGTAATACGAGCTGCTGTTTCATTAAATTCAGAGGTTATGGATGCATTTGGATTGATCTCACAAGTTCGGGGATCTATAGAAACTGCACTGGAGCAGCTTATGGAGGTTGAAATGGAGAGAGTATCACTCATTGAACTTGAACAGAACTATTTTGTTAAGGTTGGTCTTATTACTGAGCAGCAGCTGGCCCTTGAAGAAGCTGCAGTTAAGGGCAGAGATCATCTTTCTTGGGAAGAGGCAGAGGAACTTGCATCCCAAGAGGAAGCTTGTAGAGCACAACTGGACCAACTTCATCAAACATGGAATCAAAGGGATATAAGGACTTCGTCTCTTACCAAGAGAGAAACAGACATTAAAAATGCCTTGGTTTCTGTGAATTGTCAATTTCAATCTCTTGTTGGTGTGGAAGAAGAAAGGGAGCTACATATTTTGAGAAGCAAAGCACTACTGGCCTCACTAGTTAAGCCTTTCTTGGAATTGGAATCCATTGATATTTTGCTGTCTTCGACTGATGGTTCAGTTGCCATGCCCACGAGTAAATTTCATACTTTGACAGATTTGATAAACTCTGGGAATTCTATCTCTGAATATGTCTGGAAAGTTGGAGGTCTATTGGATAATCATTCCTTCTTTATTTGGAAAATAGGAGTCATAGATTCTTTTCTTGATGCATGCATTCATGACATAGCTTCATCAGTTGAGCAAAATCTAGGCTTTGACCAATCACtcaattttatgaagaaaaaacttGAAATCCAACTTCAGAAACACATTGGTCactatttaaaagaaagagtTGCTCCTAGTTTACTGGCTTGtttagataaagaaaatgagCACTTGAAGCAACTTACAGAGTCATCAAAGGAACTTGCTTTAGACCAGGGGAAAAAGGATGGGGCTGTGAAAAAAGTTATACTTATGCTTGAAGAATATTGTAATGCACATGAAACTGCTAGAGCAGCGAAATCAGCTGCTTCTATCATGAAAAACCAAGTGAGTGAGTTAAAAGAAGCTCTTCGAAAAACTGCCCTTGAGGTAGTTCAAATGGAATGGATGCATGATGTTAGTTTGAACCCATCATATAACAGAAGAATCAGATTTGAGAAGTATCTAGATACTGATGACAGCTTGTATACAATCATTTTAAATCTCAACCGATCTAAATTACTGGACAATGTACAATCTGCTGTGTCAAAAATCACAACATCAATGGATTGTCTTCAGTCTTGTGAACGAAATTCTCTTATTGCTGAAGGACAACTTGAGAGAGCAATGGCTTGGGCTTGTGGAAATTCCAGTAATTCTGGAAATACTTCAACCACAAATTCAGGAATTCCTCCTGAGTTCCATGAACATATTAAGAATCGGAGGCAGATTTTATGGGAATCTAGAGAAAAGGCATCAGACATTGTGAAGTTGTGTGTGTCAGTGTTAGAGTTTGAAGCATCAAGAGATGGGTATTTGTTTATACCAGACCAACCTTATCCCTTTAGGAGTAGTGTTGATGCCAAGACATGGCAGCAGGTGTACTTGAATGCACTAACAAGATTAGATGCtacttttcattcttattcAC GTACTGAACAAGAGTGGAAGCTTGCACAATGCACTGTTGAAGCTGCTTCCAATGGATTATATACTGCTAGCAATGAACTCTCCATTGCCTCTCTAAAAGCAAAGTCAGCTTCAG GTGATTTACAAAACACGGTTCTTTCAATGAGGGACTGTGCATATGAGGCTAGTGTTACACTGTCTGCTTTTGCTCGGATTTCAAGGATCCAAACTGCTCTAACTTCAGAAAGTGGTTCAATGCTTGAAGAG GTTTTAGCAATAACTGAAGATATACATGATGTTTACAATCTGGGGAAAGAGGCAGCTGGTATCCACCTTTCTCTTATGGAAGGCCTTTCGAAG gcAAATGCCATCCTTTTTCCACTTGAATCGGTGCTGTCTAAGGATGTAGCTGCTATGGCTGATGCAATAGATAGGGAAAGTGAGACCAAGAAGGAAATATCACACATTCATGGACAAGCTATATATCAATCATATTGTGTAAGAATCAGGGAGGCTTGTCAGAACTTTAAGCCCTTGGTGCCCTCTCTGATGTTAGCTGTGAAGGGACTGTATTCATTGTTGACAAGGCTAGCAAGAACCGCTAATGTCCATGCTGGCAACCTTCACAAA GCGCTTGAAGGAATAGGAGAAAGTCAGGAAGTAAAATCAGTGACTACTACTTTGTCAAGATCAGATGGTGGGGGTGATGATGCTGTTGAGTTTGATGGTAAAGAAGGGGTGGGTCTCTATAGGTCTGAAGATGATAAAACTGATGATTTCATTGGCTTTTCTCGACTTAGTTTGGAAGACAAAGGATGGATATCACCCCCAGATAGCATCTACTGTACTGGCTCTGGATCTGACATGACAGCAACCGAAGTTAGTCTTCCTGATAGCTTGAATGATTCAGCAGGAAATAAAGAGCTGCTTTCACAGGGGTCTAGTAGTAGAAACCCCACAGGTCATATGCATACTGCTGTATTCTCTCAAACTGAAGTAGAAGAAATCTCACCCTTTGGGCTGTCACAATCTTCTCCTGCAGAAACTGATCTTAATGGTTCTGGTTCTGTGAAATCAATCAATGAGGCCACTGAACATTCTGAAGCAATAGTTGTACTAGGTGATAAAACTGCTGCCATCCCTGCTAACTCCCAAAatccaacaaataaaaacatagaCAAATTTGATTCAGCAGATGAGCCCCTTTctgcaaaagaaattaaaaatgctaCAGAACACCGTGATGCTCGTGATCTAAACGTAAATGCCAATACTCGTGTTGGAAGGG GTAAAAATGCTTATGCTTTGTCAGTATTGAGGCGGGTTGAGATGAAAATTGATGGTCGAGATATCTCCGAAAGCAG AGAAATTGATATTACAGAGCAAGTAGATTATCTACTAAAGCAAGCAACTAGTGTAGATAATCTATGCAACATGTACGAAGGTTGGACAGCATGGATCTGA